The proteins below are encoded in one region of Benincasa hispida cultivar B227 unplaced genomic scaffold, ASM972705v1 Contig1050, whole genome shotgun sequence:
- the LOC120068805 gene encoding uncharacterized protein LOC120068805 encodes MDTQLNFSTAFHPQIDGQTERVNQILEDMLMACAFDFTGAWDSQIHLMEFAYNNSYQATIAQSRQKNYADNRRKELEFKVGDHVFLKVASMKGIMRFKRKGKFSPRFIGPLEILERIGQVAYRLALPPTLSTIHNVFHVSMLRKYVFDPSHVVNYEPLQISENLEYEETPVCILAKEKKSLRNREISLVKVLWRNQQVKEATWEREEEMKDKYPYLFKNQETFED; translated from the exons ATGGACACACAGCTAAATTTCAGCACAGCCTTCCACCCACAAAttgatggccaaacagaacgagTTAATCAAATCCTAGAGGACATGTTGATGGCATGTGCTTTCGATTTTACTGGAGCATGGGATTCGCAAATACACCTTATGgaatttgcttataataatagttatcaggcgACAATTG CTCAAAGCAGACAGAAGAATTATGCTGATAACCGTCGAAAAGAGTTGGAATTCAAAGTAGGAGATCACGTATTTCTAAAGGTAGCATCAATGAAGGGCATTATGCGTTTCAAACGAAAAGGCAAGTTTAGCCCTCGCTTCATTGGACCCTTAGAAATATTAGAACGTATTGGCCAAGTAGCTTACCGATTGGCATTACCACCCACActttctacaatacataatgtcttccatgtatcgatgcttcgaaaatacgtgtttgacccatcacacgtagtaaattatgaacctctacaaataagtgaaaacttggaatatgaGGAGACTCCGGTTTGCATCCTGGCAAAAGAGAAGAAGTCGCTTCGTAATCGGgaaataagtttagtgaaggttctctggagaaatcagcaagtgaaagaagctacatgggaacgagaagaagagatgaaagacAAATACCCTTATCTTTTtaagaaccaagaaactttcgaggac